Proteins encoded in a region of the Solanum dulcamara chromosome 9, daSolDulc1.2, whole genome shotgun sequence genome:
- the LOC129902350 gene encoding uncharacterized protein LOC129902350, translated as MKFHFFKICSFFVLSISVCYAISIPPNKSIPAVFVFGDSIVDTGNNNGLKTIAKVNYPPYGQDFMGGIPTGRFSNGKVPSDFLVEELGIKELLPAYLDPTLQAEDLITGVNFASGGAGYDPLTSDLAKVISLNGQLILFKEYIIKLKEIVGEDRKNQILANSLYMLVTGANDITNTYFGMPVRKSYYDVPSYADLLVNFASSFVQDLYRLGARRIGIFGIPPIGCLPSQRTLKGGEERQCVDYLNQAAQLFNSKLEAYSSSQGNKLPNSRLVYVDTYNVLLDVINNPQRYGFKIADKGCCGTGKIEVAELCTYTCSSDSDYIFWDSFHLTEKAYRLLVHQILVQHLMDQEFVVTGSFKLFVCIAVETKFNMSQYEGFFALTIAAKPKRQGRTWKVPESMLRRGRSYPKTTSFVSFPGQAARMCLCFFFFHAPRMFSALSMKFFSFEIHTFLVLSSICYALLLCNVQAVVSAARNKSFPAVIVFGDSIVDTGNNNGLTTLGKVNYPPYGKDFMGAKPTGRFSNGKVPPDLIVEELGIKELLPAYLDPTLQAEDFITGVNFASGGAGYDPLTSEIANVISLSGQLEMFKEYIVKLKEIVGEDKKNDILANSLFILVTGSNDITNTYFSTPLRKSYYDISSYADFLLNYGSSFVKDLYGLGARRIGVFGIPPIGCLPSQRTLKGGEERQCVDYLNQVAQLFNSKLAAGLSSLGNKLPNSRLVYVDIYNLPLDVINNPQKYGFKIANKGCCGTGKIEVAELCTFACSSDSDYVFWDSFHLTEKAYRLLVHKILVQHLSSFF; from the exons ATGAAGTTCCACTTTTTCAAAATATGTTCTTTTTTTGTGTTGTCAATAAGTGTTTGTTATGCCATAAGTATACCTCCTAATAAGTCTATTCCAGCAGTGTTTGTTTTTGGAGACTCTATTGTTGATACTGGTAACAATAATGGCCTTAAAACTATAGCTAAGGTTAATTATCCTCCTTATGGTCAAGATTTCATGGGAGGAATACCAACTGGAAGGTTTTCTAATGGAAAAGTCCCGTCAGACTTCCTTG TGGAAGAATTGGGAATAAAAGAGCTTTTACCAGCATATCTTGATCCAACTTTACAAGCAGAAGACCTCATAACAGGAGTTAATTTTGCTTCAGGAGGCGCAGGATATGATCCTCTAACATCCGATCTCGCG AAAGTCATATCATTAAATGGCCAATTGATATTATTCAAAGAATACATAATAAAGCTCAAAGAGATAGTTGGAGAAGATAGAAAGAATCAGATCTTGGCAAATAGCTTATACATGTTGGTCACAGGAGCCAATGACATTACCAACACGTATTTTGGTATGCCTGTTCGAAAATCTTACTATGATGTTCCATCATACGCCGATCTCTTGGTCAACTTTGCTTCCAGTTTTGTACAG GATTTATACAGGCTAGGGGCACGTCGGATTGGTATTTTTGGCATACCACCAATCGGATGTTTGCCATCGCAAAGAACACTGAAAGGAGGAGAAGAAAGACAATGTGTTGATTATTTGAACCAAGCAGCACAATTGTTCAACAGCAAGTTGGAAGCTTACTCAAGTTCTCAGGGAAACAAATTACCTAACTCAAGATTGGTGTATGTAGATACATACAATGTTCTACTTGATGTCATCAACAACCCTCAAAGATATG GATTCAAGATTGCAGACAAGGGATGCTGCGGGACGGGGAAAATAGAAGTTGCAGAGTTATGCACATATACATGTTCCAGTGATTCTGATTATATTTTTTGGGATAGTTTTCATCTTACAGAGAAAGCATACAGACTTTTAGTTCATCAAATTCTTGTCCAACATTTAA TGGATCAAGAATTTGTTGTGACTGGATCCTTCAAATTGTTTGTCTGTATAGCTGTAGAAACAAAGTTCAACATGAGCCAGTAT GAAGGATTTTTCGCCTTGACAATTGCAGCGAAACCAAAAAGGCAGGGCAGGACATGGAAGGTCCCTGAGAGTATGTTGAGGCGTGGCCGTTCCTATCCAAAGACAACCTCCTTTGTGTCATTTCCAGGCCAAGCCGCGAGAATG TgcttgtgtttttttttcttccatgcTCCAAGAATGTTTTCAGCTTTATCAATGAAGTTCTTCTCGTTTGAAATACATACTTTTCTAGTGTTGTCAAGCATTTGTTATGCACTTCTACTGTGCAATGTCCAGGCAGTCGTAAGTGCAGCGCGTAATAAGTCTTTTCCAGCAGTGATAGTTTTTGGAGACTCCATTGTTGATACCGGTAACAATAACGGCCTCACAACCTTAGGGAAAGTTAACTATCCTCCTTATGGGAAGGATTTCATGGGAGCAAAACCAACTGGAAGATTCTCTAATGGAAAAGTTCCTCCAGACTTGATTG TGGAAGAATTGGGAATAAAAGAGCTTTTACCGGCATATCTTGATCCAACTTTACAAGCAGAAGACTTCATCACAGGTGTTAATTTTGCTTCAGGAGGTGCAGGATATGATCCTCTAACATCTGAAATCGCG AATGTTATATCATTGTCCGGTCAGTTGGAAATGTTCAAAGAGTACATAGTAAAGCTCAAAGAGATAGTAGGAGAGGACAAAAAGAATGACATCTTAGCCAACAGCCTATTCATATTGGTCACAGGAAGCAATGATATTACAAACACATACTTTAGTACGCCTCTTCGAAAATCCTACTATGATATTTCATCATATGCTGATTTTTTGCTCAACTATGGTTCTAGTTTTGTAAAG GATTTATATGGGCTAGGGGCACGTCGGATTGGTGTTTTTGGCATACCACCAATCGGATGTTTGCCATCGCAAAGAACTCTGAAAGGAGGAGAAGAAAGACAATGTGTTGATTATTTGAACCAAGTAGCACAATTGTTCAACAGCAAGTTGGCAGCTGGCTTAAGTTCTCTGGGAAACAAATTACCTAATTCGAGATTGGTGTATGTTGACATATACAATCTTCCACTTGATGTCATCAACAACCCTCAAAAATATG GATTCAAGATTGCAAACAAAGGATGTTGCGGGACAGGGAAAATAGAAGTTGCAGAGTTATGCACATTCGCGTGTTCCAGCGATTCTGATTATGTTTTTTGGGATAGTTTTCATCTTACAGAAAAAGCATACAGACTTTTAGTTCATAAAATTCTTGTCCAACATTTAAGTAGCTTCTTCTGA
- the LOC129902544 gene encoding CO(2)-response secreted protease, which translates to MKDIVLFFCFFLFLVSFLRESNAVSQEKNNGVYIVYMGAADGTKNRQTQLMASLIRRKKDAVVHSYNNGFSGFAARLTEAEAKSIAQRPGVISVFPDPILQLHTTRSWDFLQYQTEVEISSGSDNSSPKGADTIIGILDTGIWPESESFSENDMSEVPSRWKGTCMKSQDSSSFKCNKKLIGARFYGDSDEKGIKPSGSARDQNGHGTHVASTAAGSPISGASYYGLASGTAKGGSPGSRIAMYRVCTTNGCRGSSIMKAFDDAIADGVDVLSLSLGSSSGLELEFSSDPIAIGAFHAVEKGILVSCSAGNDGPDAGTVVNVAPWILTVAATTIDRDFETDIVLGGNKLIKGGGISFGNLTNSPVYPLISGDLAKSGDNDISEENARSCVPDSLDGTKVKGKIVLCDNRDGAYSLSMKLAEVKSKGGIGFILVDDNARTVAPKFKSFSAAVVTEKDSNEILSYINSTKKPVASVLPTVTTTKYKPAPVVAYFSSRGPAYNTQNLLKPDITAPGVAILAAWPGNDTKESVAGQAPPLYNIISGTSMSCPHVSGIAALVKAQNPSWSPSAIKSAIMTSAIQTNNLKAPITTVSGSVATPYDIGAGEASPSGALNPGLIYETSAVDYLQFLCSVGYDKSKIKLISDTVPDDFSCPTNSSSESISQMNYPSIAVSNIKENEIKKVTRTVTNVGQEDATYTATIKAPDGLEVQVIPNKLVFTNNSNKLSYEVSFKASSKPKEDLFGSITWTNGKYKVQSPFVVTTNS; encoded by the exons atgaaagacaTTGTTCTgtttttttgcttctttttatttcttgtttcttttcttaGAGAATCTAATGCAGTTTCTCAAGAAAAAAACAATGGTGTATATATTGTTTACATGGGTGCTGCTGATGGCACGAAAAATCGTCAAACACAACTTATGGCCTCTTTGATCAGAAG GAAAAAGGATGCAGTTGTACACAGTTACAACAATGGTTTCTCAGGATTCGCAGCACGTTTAACAGAAGCTGAGGCTAAATCCATTGCTCAAAGACCTGGAGTTATCTCTGTATTCCCTGATCCAATATTGCAACTCCATACAACGCGTTCGTGGGACTTTTTGCAATATCAGACTGAAGTAGAAATCAGTTCTGGTTCTGATAACTCGTCACCAAAAGGTGCTGATACCATAATTGGAATCTTGGATACAG GAATATGGCCTGAATCAGAGAGTTTTAGTGAGAATGATATGAGTGAAGTTCCATCTAGGTGGAAAGGAACTTGTATGAAAAGTCAAGACTCCAGCTCTTTCAAATGCAACAA gAAGCTAATTGGTGCAAGGTTCTATGGTGATTCTGATGAGAAGGGTATAAAACCTTCTGGTTCAGCTAGGGACCAGAATGGACATGGAACTCATGTTGCATCTACAGCAGCTGGGAGTCCGATTTCAGGAGCATCCTATTATGGTTTGGCCTCTGGGACAGCGAAGGGTGGATCACCGGGTTCAAGAATAGCCATGTATCGTGTCTGCACAACTAATGGATGTCGTGGATCATCTATAATGAAAGCATTTGATGATGCAATTGCAGATGGGGTTGATGTTTTATCGCTATCACTTGGTTCATCATCTGGTCTTGAACTCGAGTTTTCGAGTGATCCTATAGCTATTGGAGCATTCCATGCTGTTGAAAAGGGAATTCTTGTTTCCTGTTCTGCTGGAAATGATGGCCCTGATGCGGGAACTGTTGTCAATGTCGCGCCTTGGATTCTCACAGTTGCAGCTACTACAATTGACCGTGACTTCGAGACAGATATTGTCTTAGGTGGAAACAAATTGATTAAG GGTGGAGGCATAAGTTTTGGAAATTTGACAAATTCTCCAGTATACCCGTTGATTAGTGGCGATTTAGCCAAATCAGGAGATAATGATATTTCCGAGGAAAATGCAAG GAGTTGTGTTCCGGATTCATTAGATGGAACGAAAGTTAAGGGGAAAATTGTTCTTTGTGATAATCGGGACGGAGCCTATTCACTTAGTATGAAACTAGCAGAAGTGAAGAGCAAAGGTGGCATTGGATTTATACTAGTAGATGATAATGCAAGAACTGTGGCACCTAAATTCAAATCCTTTTCAGCAGCTGTTGTAACTGAAAAGGATAGCAATGAGATCCTTTCTTACATCAACTCAACAAA GAAACCAGTTGCATCAGTTCTGCCAACTGTTACCACAACCAAGTACAAACCAGCTCCTGTTGTGGCTTACTTCTCATCAAGGGGTCCTGCATACAACACACAGAATCTCCTCAAA CCAGATATTACAGCACCAGGTGTTGCAATTCTCGCGGCTTGGCCTGGAAACGACACAAAAGAGTCTGTCGCTGGCCAAGCGCCACCACTTTACAACATAATATCAGGGACTTCCATGTCCTGCCCTCATGTTTCTGGTATTGCCGCATTAGTCAAGGCGCAAAATCCTTCTTGGAGTCCTTCAGCAATCAAATCAGCTATTATGACCTCAG CTATACAGACTAACAATTTGAAGGCTCCAATCACAACAGTTTCTGGATCCGTTGCAACACCATACGACATTGGAGCCGGAGAAGCAAGCCCTTCAGGGGCACTTAATCCAGGATTGATCTACGAGACTAGCGCTGTAGACTACTTGCAGTTCCTATGCTCAGTTGGCTACgataaatcaaagataaaactcATCTCAGATACTGTTCCTGATGATTTTTCATGTCCCACCAACTCAAGTTCTGAATCCATCTCACAAATGAACTACCCATCCATTGCTGTTTCaaatatcaaagaaaatgaaatcaaaAAAGTAACAAGAACTGTAACTAATGTAGGACAAGAAGATGCAACATACACAGCAACTATAAAGGCACCGGATGGTTTGGAAGTCCAAGTGATTCCGAATAAATTGGTATTTACAAATAATAGCAATAAGTTGAGCTATGAAGTGTCTTTCAAAGCTTCATCTAAACCAAAGGAAGACTTGTTTGGATCAATTACTTGGACAAATGGTAAATACAAAGTCCAAAGTCCATTCGTTGTAACTACTAACTCATAA